One genomic window of Rhodothermia bacterium includes the following:
- a CDS encoding helix-turn-helix transcriptional regulator — translation MTYVHNHLFDPELNCTQALKTCGLGDHNITSHFRLIMGCSLKTYIEQHRLTVAKEVMTHTNLPLYLIADAVGYSNVSTFSDAFSRIFGSKPSAYRHNLHKTR, via the coding sequence TTGACCTATGTTCACAATCACCTTTTTGATCCAGAACTCAACTGCACACAGGCACTTAAAACTTGTGGACTTGGTGATCACAACATCACCAGCCACTTCCGACTTATAATGGGATGCTCCCTAAAGACTTACATTGAGCAGCATAGACTTACTGTGGCGAAAGAAGTAATGACCCATACCAATTTACCACTATACCTCATAGCTGATGCTGTAGGATACAGCAATGTATCCACATTTAGCGATGCCTTTTCTCGTATTTTTGGTTCAAAACCATCTGCGTATAGGCATAACCTACATAAAACTCGATGA